The Cyprinus carpio isolate SPL01 chromosome A19, ASM1834038v1, whole genome shotgun sequence genome has a segment encoding these proteins:
- the LOC109072673 gene encoding tumor necrosis factor: protein MMDLESQLLEEGGLLPLPQVMVSRRKSGSSKSGVWRVCGVLLAVALCAAAAVCFTLNKSQNNQEGGNALRLTLRDHLSKANVTSKAAIHLIGAYEPEVSTKTLDWKKNQDQAFTSGGLKLVEREIIIPTDGIYFVYSQVSFHINCKTNMTEDHDLVHMSHTVLRYSDSYGGYMPLFSAIRTACAKVSNSEDQWYNTIYLGAAFKLRAGDRLCTKTKEELLPSVETGDGKTFFGVFAL, encoded by the exons ATGATGGATCTTGAGAGTCAGCTTCTTGAAGAAGGAGGATTGCTGCCCTTACCGCAGGTGATGGTGTCGAGGAGGAAGTCCGGCTCGTCAAAGTCAGGCGTCTGGAGGGTGTGTGGGGTCCTGCTGGCTGTGGCCCTGTGTGCCGCCGCCGCTGTCTGCTTCACGCTCAACAAG TCTCAGAACAATCAGGAAGGCGGAAATG CGCTGAGGCTCACATTAAGAGATCATCTTTCAAAAGCAAATGTCACTTCCAAGGCAGCCATCCATTTAATAG GTGCATATGAACCTGAAGTGTCTACAAAAACCCTGGACTGGAAAAAGAACCAGGACCAGGCTTTCACTTCAGGCGGCTTGAAATTAGTGGAAAGGGAGATCATCATTCCTACTGACGGCATTTACTTCGTCTACAGCCAGGTGTCTTTCCACATCAACTGCAAGACTAACATGACTGAGGACCACGATCTTGTGCATATGAGCCACACTGTGTTGCGCTACTCCGATTCCTATGGCGGCTACATGCCACTTTTTAGCGCAATCCGCACCGCGTGCGCGAAGGTGTCAAACAGTGAGGATCAGTGGTACAACACGATTTATCTCGGCGCGGCCTTCAAGCTGCGAGCTGGAGACAGGCTGTGCACCAAAACGAAGGAAGAACTCCTGCCGAGCGTAGAAACCGGTGACGGAAAGACCTTCTTTGGGGTGTTTGCTTTATGA